The following are encoded in a window of Streptomyces sp. 11x1 genomic DNA:
- a CDS encoding serine/threonine-protein kinase, translated as MRTPVSDPMKIGPYKIVGRLGSGGMGWVYLGRSPAGREVAVKVARPELAAEPEFRERFAREVAAARVVSGAYTAAVVDADPTAELPWLATLYVPGPSLAEAVRADGPLPEAQVRPLGAGLVEALQAIHAAHVIHRDLKPANVLLAQDGPRVIDFGISRVDGAPGLTRVGVVVGTPPFMSPEQIRGDRVGPPSDVFSLGGVLVYALTGRPPHGSGEAVRVEVVRGEPRLDGVPPALRPLIARCLAKRPEERPRLAEILAELVEEETRVEAWPPPQVARTIEVRYEELRERHLRRTTSESVPSCLMLHAQALLDAGLTDAMVAGAVVRDGS; from the coding sequence GTGCGCACACCCGTAAGTGACCCCATGAAGATCGGCCCGTACAAGATAGTCGGCCGCCTCGGCTCCGGCGGCATGGGCTGGGTCTACCTGGGCCGCTCACCCGCCGGCCGAGAGGTCGCCGTCAAGGTCGCCCGCCCCGAACTCGCCGCCGAACCCGAGTTCCGCGAACGCTTCGCCCGCGAGGTCGCCGCCGCCCGCGTGGTCAGCGGCGCCTACACCGCCGCCGTCGTCGACGCCGACCCCACCGCCGAACTCCCCTGGCTGGCCACGCTGTACGTCCCCGGTCCCTCCCTCGCGGAAGCGGTCCGTGCCGACGGCCCCCTCCCCGAGGCCCAGGTCCGCCCCCTCGGCGCCGGTCTCGTCGAGGCGTTGCAGGCCATCCACGCCGCCCATGTGATCCACCGCGACCTCAAGCCGGCGAACGTCCTGCTCGCCCAGGACGGCCCCCGCGTCATCGACTTCGGCATCTCCCGTGTGGACGGGGCCCCCGGCCTCACCCGTGTCGGCGTCGTCGTCGGCACCCCGCCGTTCATGTCGCCCGAGCAGATCCGCGGCGACCGCGTCGGCCCGCCGAGCGACGTGTTCTCCCTGGGCGGCGTCCTGGTCTACGCGCTCACCGGCCGCCCGCCGCACGGCAGCGGAGAGGCGGTGCGCGTGGAGGTCGTACGAGGGGAGCCACGGCTCGACGGCGTACCGCCCGCGCTGCGGCCGCTCATCGCCCGATGCCTGGCCAAGCGGCCCGAGGAGCGGCCCCGACTCGCCGAGATCCTGGCCGAGTTGGTGGAGGAGGAGACCCGCGTCGAGGCATGGCCGCCGCCCCAGGTGGCCCGGACCATCGAGGTGCGGTACGAGGAGCTGAGGGAGCGCCATCTGCGCCGTACGACGAGCGAGTCCGTCCCCTCCTGTCTGATGCTGCACGCGCAGGCGCTGCTCGACGCCGGGCTGACCGACGCCATGGTCGCGGGGGCGGTGGTCCGTGACGGTTCCTGA